A region from the Branchiostoma lanceolatum isolate klBraLanc5 chromosome 2, klBraLanc5.hap2, whole genome shotgun sequence genome encodes:
- the LOC136427071 gene encoding uncharacterized protein produces METEKLSSSNHMSLPEVGVFLTPPSTPAVKQEPPAGPGTDCPRGEDGLVPVPAHQPCRQGKPCHHGSTGPPPESLQYQDEVCDVYYSPERAESPPSVFAFPSPESTSPHPDYPAQPAMLPEPYYPGQDPSPTPDTMPLTEQQPLTPRYMTENSSFEPAETQLSPVPDSDTTQMTVYEVYSNGDFRPWDQSGGIGEVGTTGVFGNVNYQDASMSPVPVETTSPAQSPPCTVPPVPCYPATYTVQSAGHSPPVVPSPQGSAPAHFSHDCGSPDPGQTFDFPAPYAVPHEANVEALRHREAMGMPPPVGPKQPDLSEQQLDRFLRQTRRELSDLLSPDDPSADRRQTGMPCHAPGMERPASPRQHVPQPGLTDRDFPRQHASQPGITDRDPVFSRQHTPQPGLTDRDFPVQHAPQPGLTDRDFPRQHAPQLSLTDRDPVFPRQHVPQPGLTDRDFPGQHAPQPGLTDRDFPRQHAPQSCLTDRDSVFPRQHVPQPGLSDRDLEEVQTLIMQEVSRDIEVAFKVVQTPVRGLSPDVARWLRWTADRLPNVYVYVQVCVYVFAPLMSSCTPADPRTWSPPDVARWLQWTADQYRLPNVYLECFPLDGAQLCDLAEREFIYRAPESGQILYALLEIWKSGMTNGGPGARSTVCTINKKPMTFSNQYVPNCVSYPVQDATPPPTEKAVHLWQFLRELLSQPEAYSRFIRWMDRGKGIFKIEDSVQVARLWGIRKSRPAMNYDKLSRSIRQYYKKGIIRKPDQAQRLVYQFVKN; encoded by the exons ATGGAGACAGAGAAGCTGAGCAGCAGCAACCACATGTCTCTTCCGGAGGTCGGTGTCTTCCTGACGCCTCCGTCTACACCGGCCGTCAAGCAGGAACCGCCTGCGGGCCCGGGTACCGACTGCCCCCGAGGGGAGGACGGGCTCGTGCCGGTCCCTGCTCACCAGCCGTGCCGCCAGGGGAAGCCCTGCCACCACGGGTCCACGGGACCTCCGCCGGAGAGCCTACAGTACCAGGACGAGGTGTGCGACGTCTACTACAGCCCGGAGCGCGCGGAGTCCCCGCCGTCAGTGTTCGCCTTCCCGTCACCGGAGAGTACCAGTCCTCACCCCGACTACCCTGCCCAGCCCGCCATGCTGCCCGAGCCTTACTACCCCGGCCAGGACCCGTCCCCGACTCCTGACACCATGCCGCTGACCGAGCAACAACCGCTGACGCCTCGCTACATGACGGAAAATTCTAGCTTTGAGCCAGCGGAAACACAACTGAGCCCCGTACCCGACTCCGACACAACGCAGATGACCGTGTATGAGGTCTACTCCAACGGCGACTTCAGGCCCTGGGACCAAAGCGGCGGTATTGGTGAAGTGGGAACAACAGGTGTGTTCGGGAACGTTAACTACCAGGACGCTTCCATGTCACCTGTGCCCGTGGAGACGACATCGCCGGCCCAGTCTCCGCCCTGCACCGTCCCCCCGGTCCCGTGCTACCCCGCTACCTACACGGTTCAGTCCGCGGGACACTCCCCGCCAGTGGTGCCGTCCCCTCAAGGGAGCGCGCCCGCTCACTTCTCCCATGATTGTGGAAGCCCTGACCCCGGCCAGACGTTTGACTTCCCCGCGCCCTATGCCGTTCCACATGAGGCGAACGTGGAGGCCCTCAGGCACCGGGAGGCCATGGGCATGCCCCCGCCAGTCGGACCGAAGCAGCCCGATCTGTCCGAGCAGCAGCTCGATCGGTTCCTCCGGCAGACCCGGCGGGAGTTGTCCGACCTGCTGTCGCCCGACGACCCGAGCGCTGACCGTCGGCAGACCGGGATGCCCTGCCACGCTCCCGGGATGGAGAGGCCCGCCTCCCCGCGACAGCACGTGCCGCAGCCCGGCCTTACGGACAGGGACTTCCCGCGACAACATGCATCACAGCCCGGAATAACGGATAGGGACCCTGTCTTCTCGAGACAACACACTCCACAGCCCGGCCTCACGGACAGAGACTTTCCAGTACAACATGCTCCACAGCCCGGCCTCACAGACAGGGATTTCCCGAGACAACATGCACCTCAGCTGAGCCTTACGGACAGAGACCCTGTCTTCCCGCGACAGCATGTGCCACAGCCGGGCCTTACGGACAGAGACTTTCCAGGACAACATGCACCACAACCGGGCCTCACGGACAGGGACTTCCCGCGACAACATGCACCGCAGTCATGCCTCACGGACAGAGACTCTGTCTTCCCGCGACAGCATGTGCCACAGCCAGGCCTTTCGGACAGGGACTTGGAGGAAGTGCAGACTCTGATCATGCAGGAAGTCAGCCGGGACATCGAAGTCGCCTTCAAAGTGGTGCAG ACCCCCGTACGTGGTCTCTCCCCCGACGTAGCCAGGTGGCTGCGCTGGACGGCTGACCGCCTGCCGaacgtgtacgtgtatgtgcAAGTCTGCGTGTATGTTTTTGCACCGCTTATGTCTTCTTGTACGCCCGCAGACCCCCGTACGTGGTCTCCCCCTGACGTCGCCCGGTGGCTGCAGTGGACGGCCGACCAGTACCGCCTGCCCAACGTGTACCTGGAGTGCTTCCCGCTGGACGGGGCGCAGCTGTGCGACCTGGCGGAGCGGGAGTTCATCTACCGGGCCCCCGAGTCCGGGCAGATCCTCTACGCGCTGCTGGAGATATGGAAGTCAGGCATGACCAACG GAGGGCCAGGTGCTCGGAGCACAGTATGTACCATCAACAAGAAACCGA TGACCTTCTCAAACCAGTACGTACCAAACTGTGTGTCTTATCCCGTACAAGACGCCACACCGCCCCCAACGGAAAAAG CAGTGCATCTATGGCAGTTTCTGCGCGAGCTTCTCTCCCAGCCAGAGGCGTACAGCCGGTTTATACGCTGGATGGACAGAGGAAAAG